A genomic segment from Pleurodeles waltl isolate 20211129_DDA chromosome 9, aPleWal1.hap1.20221129, whole genome shotgun sequence encodes:
- the LOC138260471 gene encoding uncharacterized protein, giving the protein MSENTCVDELPDGAKKNCELFSVWGITEENTCVAKMPDVVLRNNSRCIYVENVCFGSNDDRKVWIPLSAYREMQEKCRKLEHENRNLHEQISQDTIIQNYAESYKNEESFLSHSSNEGVKTAPSCTEFPCEPGFLAAKVHSLTDNTDENVISELPLQNAQVKRRILEQDTPSFISLFDFWKKNSPHLREILTLLYMVTVKNNMQLRACDLANEIMQTLGFCAVQEGNTYVYLNQEQGKKIVPLARIIQWIWYLQDRARVPQVKELSMKLCAPFEFVSTEDKKHVCFTNDSLTEMLLSGTVEGTALYNVCQILKQELREMCHFYADFWFFDNVLATWLVPNWFNYLADVNEKNAEREVFTQNSALVGMAMWVPQKCEKATYRSYYVSPLSLSVLCGPPSGVCVWGRGRDRIPNLNLAE; this is encoded by the exons atgtctgagaatacatgtgttgatgaactgcctgatggtgctaagaaaaactgtgaattgttttctgtttggggaattacagaagaaaatacatgtgtagctaaaatgcctgatgttgttttgagaaataattcccgttgtatatatgtagaaaacgtgtgttttggaagtaatgatgacagaaaggtctggatacctttatctgcttacagagaaatgcaggagaaatgtaggaagttggaacatgaaaataggaatttacatgagcaaattagccaggatacgataattcaaaattatgctgaaagttataaaaatgaagaatctttcttgtcccattccagtaatgagggggttaagacagctccgagctgcactgagtttccatgtgagccagggtttttggcagccaaagtgcattccttaactgataacacggacgagaatgtGATTtccgagttaccgttgcaaaatgcacaagtaaaacgaaggattttagagcaagacaccccgagtttcattagcttgtttgatttttggaaaaagaatagccctcatttgagagaaatcctaacacttttgtacatggtcactgtgaaaaataatatgcagctgcgcgcttgtgatttggcaaatgaaataatgcagactttaggtttctgcgcagtgcaagaaggaaatacttatgtatatttaaatcaagaacaaggaaagaaaatagtgcccctagctagaatcatacaatggatctggtacttgcaagacagggctagagtaccacaggtaaaagaattatcaatgaaattgtgtgcaccatttgaattcgtgtctactgaagataaaaagcatgtttgttttactaatgattcattgactgaaatgttactttctggcacagtagaaggaacagcgttgtataatgtgtgtcagattttaaagcaagagctacgtgagatgtgtcatttttacgctgatttttggttctttgataatgttttagccacatggcttgtacctaactggttcaattaccttgcagatgttaatgagaaaaatgcagagagagaagtgttcacccagaattctgccttagtggggatggctatgtgggtgccccagaaatgtgaaaaggccacttacag atcctactacgtttcgccactgtccctgagtgtgctgtgtggtcccccttccggtgtgtgcgtgtggggtcggggaagggaccgaatccccaacctgaacctggctgagtaa